The Romeriopsis navalis LEGE 11480 genome segment ATCTAAGTAGATGCGCGCTGCCTGACGATCGCTACCTTGCTCTGGCAGGCGATTCTGCAACAGAAACAGCGAGATTGCCGCCGAGAATACGCGGTCTTGATCCCACTCAGGGCGGGTATCTAAGAATGTTGCGAGGGACTGATGCAAAGTATCGGGAATCTCAACAAACAAACTAATCGGCATATCCATGGACAGAGAACCTCGCGAAAAAACAGGTGACGAACGACAGAGGTAGAGATTGACTGGTGGTAGATAGCCAATCAGCGCAAAATCACGCAGCACAAATCCGCGCCAACTCTAGCGAAGCAAAC includes the following:
- a CDS encoding DUF2811 domain-containing protein, with the protein product MDMPISLFVEIPDTLHQSLATFLDTRPEWDQDRVFSAAISLFLLQNRLPEQGSDRQAARIYLDSLFGCSNAD